The Fibrobacter sp. UWB16 genomic interval TAAAGGATGAGGTTGCTGTCGCCAAATTCGATATTGCCCTGTCTATCGAGGATATCATTGTAGATTGGTACGGCGGCGGTGGCGAAAAGGACCCCGACAACAATAGTTTTACCTATAAGCAGTATGCCAACAACTACTGGGACATACACGACCTGAATACGGATGTCTATACTAAGGTGGAGATAAACTTTGCCAAGGCTGTCGCATACGATAACATTGATGTGATTGCGACTTATAGCGACGAGGCCAAGACTACGGAAAGAATTCCTAGTGGCGCAACAAGCCTTGTTCTGTCCTTTGAACCGGGCAAGACGCTTGTCAGTTTGGCTCTTGCCGTAAGCCCAGACACTCCAAGTGATGCCGCAACGATCAGTTTCGGTAAAATCATTATCCGGGCAAAGGATTCCGATGGCACGGTAGGCAAGATGCCTGTAAAGTCCCCAAAATTAGGCTTGGACAATGCCAATCCTATATTGGATTTCCAGTATTGTGCGGACCCGACGGCCATTGAGTACAAGGGGCGTCTCTATGTCTATGGCACCAACGACCATCAGCAGTACGAAGAAGGTGTCAGCAATACTTACGAGAAAATCAAGACGCTGGTAATGATGTCCACTGACGATATGGTCAACTGGACTTATCACGGACTGATTCCTGTCGGTGAAGTGGCTCCGTGGATTATGGCTTCGTGGGCACCCAGCATCATTAGCAAGGAGCAGGCCGATGGCAGCACGCTTTTCTCCCTCTATTTCTCCAATAGCGGCTTTGGCACCGGCGTTATCCAGGCGAAGTCTCCGGTGGGTCCGTGGACATCTCCTTTGAGCAAGAGCCTTATCGATGGCGACAATCCTGTTGTAAAAGGCAGCGGCTCCATATTTGATCCGGGTGCCGTAATTGACGACAACGGCGATGGCTGGATTTCGTTCGGTAATGGGCAGGGCTGGATTGCCAAGCTCAATCCGGACTTGCATTCCCTTGACGGGGATCCGGTGAAACTTCCGTCCCCGTTCCACTTTGAGGCAAATGAACTCAATTATATCAACGGCAAGTACGTATATACTTTCAACAACGACTGGAACGACCATACTCCTTGGGAATGGGGTGGTGAGGCTCCGACGGCCTGCAGCATGAACTACTTCACCAGTACCGAGCCCCTGAATCCTGATTCCTGGACCTACGGCGGGAACTACTTCAAGAACATGGGTGAGAATGGCATGACCTACGGCAACAATCACACTCATCTCCATAAGTATCAGGACAAGTGGTACATATTCTATCAGGCAGCTATTCTAGAGGCTTCCATAGGTACCCACGGCGGTTTCCGCAGCATTCTGGTTGACGAAATTGAAGTGGACGAAGCAAATGTCGTTATCAAGGAAGCGAAACCGACCTACAAGGGTGTAAAGGCCATCAAGAATCTTGACCCCTATTCCGTGCAGCAGGCATCTACGGCTGCCGCAACCCTGGGCATTCGCTACGTGCCAACGGAGGAACCCGGCCACATGGTGGCTTCCGTCGGTACTCCCAGCAAGGATGGCCCGGCACCTACAGAAGGCGTCATCGAAGTTCGCAATGTGAATTTCAGCAGCGCAAAAACGCTGAAGGCCCTGGTGAAAGGCAAGGGCTCGGTAACGCTCCGTCTTGACAAGCGAGATGGCGCGAACGTAGCCTCAATCAACAGCGCTGGCAGTGACTGGCAGGAACAGGAAGCGAAGTGCGGCAACATCTCAAGCGGCGTCCACACGGTCTATCTGATTATAAAGGGTGATGTGCTGTTCGATACCTGGCAGTTTGCGAATTAGTCCGCTGATAGCCCTGGGCTATTATATAACTATATTTCTTGCATGACCATTTACAACATTGGCAATCGGGTCGTCAACAATTATCTTTTTGCAATTGATGAAGGGTACATTCTCATTGACACGGGATACGAGAACGGTTTTGCGCGTTTTCAAAGAAACCTCAAAAAGCTCAATATACAGCCAAGCGGATATAATATCCATCATGTTCATACGCCTTGGGGTCTTTCACAAAGCCAAGCGCGGTAAGTTCTTTTGCAACCGCATAGAACGGCAAAAGCAAAATAAATAGACAAGCAAAAACAAAATATTTCATACAATTTAACACTTTATATTACTCTCTTTTGACTGTCGTTGTAACTTTCAGCGTATCGGCTTTGCTGTACGGAGTCTTGTATATTAATTTCCAA includes:
- a CDS encoding glycoside hydrolase family 43 protein, which gives rise to MKKKILLAATLVTVSSMLMSCGDDDSVSKDFDEDDPILDIPGDSLGQENPKDSLDPVLPKDTVDSVLPKDTVNSVQPKDSLSQELPKDSLGNDEIKDEVAVAKFDIALSIEDIIVDWYGGGGEKDPDNNSFTYKQYANNYWDIHDLNTDVYTKVEINFAKAVAYDNIDVIATYSDEAKTTERIPSGATSLVLSFEPGKTLVSLALAVSPDTPSDAATISFGKIIIRAKDSDGTVGKMPVKSPKLGLDNANPILDFQYCADPTAIEYKGRLYVYGTNDHQQYEEGVSNTYEKIKTLVMMSTDDMVNWTYHGLIPVGEVAPWIMASWAPSIISKEQADGSTLFSLYFSNSGFGTGVIQAKSPVGPWTSPLSKSLIDGDNPVVKGSGSIFDPGAVIDDNGDGWISFGNGQGWIAKLNPDLHSLDGDPVKLPSPFHFEANELNYINGKYVYTFNNDWNDHTPWEWGGEAPTACSMNYFTSTEPLNPDSWTYGGNYFKNMGENGMTYGNNHTHLHKYQDKWYIFYQAAILEASIGTHGGFRSILVDEIEVDEANVVIKEAKPTYKGVKAIKNLDPYSVQQASTAAATLGIRYVPTEEPGHMVASVGTPSKDGPAPTEGVIEVRNVNFSSAKTLKALVKGKGSVTLRLDKRDGANVASINSAGSDWQEQEAKCGNISSGVHTVYLIIKGDVLFDTWQFAN